The following proteins are encoded in a genomic region of Arcobacter cloacae:
- a CDS encoding molybdopterin synthase catalytic subunit → MQNRADFLQIHKGSLEVEKITNFWYNKYKNSNFGAIITFVGVVRDENEIEGLSFDIYEPILNSWFDEWQKKANEKNAIVLMAHSIGDVLNHESSYIAAVCSPKRRVALELIDEFVEDFKAQAPIWKYDIINNQRVYAKDRSTAIKGSGILL, encoded by the coding sequence ATGCAAAATAGAGCAGATTTTTTACAAATACATAAAGGTAGTTTAGAAGTTGAAAAGATTACAAATTTTTGGTACAACAAATACAAAAATTCTAATTTTGGAGCGATTATAACTTTTGTTGGTGTTGTAAGAGATGAAAATGAAATAGAAGGTTTATCTTTTGATATTTATGAGCCAATTTTAAACTCTTGGTTTGATGAGTGGCAAAAAAAAGCAAATGAAAAAAATGCTATTGTATTAATGGCTCATAGTATTGGAGATGTTTTAAATCATGAAAGTTCATACATAGCGGCTGTTTGTAGTCCAAAAAGAAGAGTGGCTTTAGAATTAATAGATGAATTTGTTGAAGATTTTAAAGCCCAAGCTCCAATTTGGAAATATGATATTATAAATAATCAGCGAGTTTATGCAAAAGATAGAAGTACTGCAATTAAAGGTTCTGGCATATTATTATGA
- a CDS encoding GGDEF domain-containing response regulator, whose translation MKYKVLIIDDSISVCNTLRSFIENDLEIDVFIAKSLKDSANLLLQQKGKIDVILADLGLPDAPNGEIIDFLSKFKIPIVILTGSDNIDIEEKFRDKNIVDYIIKDGLSALTYASSIVKRIIHNKDIKILVVDDSKSFVNKTIDLLNRYKIIGLCAYDGEEAYKILKENSDIKIVLTDYLMPKMDGLELTKKIRRDYSKDELSIIVTSNDTSKKIPAKFLKYGANDFLYKGFSNEEFFARINSNIEVLELFDEIKNKANKDYLTGLYNRRYLFDVGNKIYEDCKLNGKIFAIAIIDVDNFKNINDIYGHDIGDIALKEVSKILNEEILSNALISRLGGEEFCICFYNRTEKQIDELLENIRERFENNIIVYDNKEINYTISIGYSFDFGKNMDNMINNADRYLYFAKNEGRNRVRKDEGRLTQSHNIM comes from the coding sequence ATGAAATATAAAGTTTTGATAATTGATGATAGCATTTCTGTTTGTAATACATTAAGAAGTTTTATTGAAAATGATTTAGAAATTGATGTATTTATTGCCAAAAGTTTGAAAGATAGTGCAAATTTGTTATTACAACAAAAAGGTAAAATAGATGTTATATTAGCAGATTTAGGATTACCTGATGCACCAAATGGAGAGATTATTGATTTTCTTTCAAAGTTTAAAATTCCAATTGTGATTTTAACAGGTAGCGATAATATAGATATAGAAGAGAAATTTAGAGACAAAAATATTGTCGATTACATAATTAAAGATGGACTTTCTGCATTAACTTACGCTTCATCAATTGTAAAAAGAATAATTCATAATAAAGATATAAAAATTTTAGTTGTAGATGATTCAAAATCTTTTGTAAATAAAACTATTGATTTGTTAAACAGATACAAAATTATAGGATTATGTGCATATGATGGAGAAGAAGCGTATAAAATTTTAAAAGAAAACAGTGATATTAAAATAGTTTTGACTGATTATTTAATGCCAAAAATGGATGGATTAGAATTAACAAAAAAAATTAGGCGTGATTATTCTAAAGATGAGCTTTCAATTATTGTTACTTCTAATGATACAAGTAAAAAAATTCCTGCAAAATTTTTGAAATATGGTGCTAATGATTTTTTATATAAAGGATTTTCTAACGAAGAGTTCTTTGCAAGAATAAATTCAAATATAGAAGTTTTAGAACTTTTTGATGAGATAAAAAATAAAGCTAATAAAGATTATTTGACAGGATTATATAACAGAAGATATCTGTTTGATGTTGGAAATAAAATATATGAAGATTGTAAATTAAATGGTAAAATTTTTGCAATTGCGATTATTGATGTTGATAATTTTAAAAATATAAATGATATTTATGGGCATGATATTGGGGATATTGCATTAAAAGAAGTTTCTAAAATATTAAATGAAGAAATTTTATCAAATGCATTGATTAGTAGATTAGGTGGTGAAGAGTTTTGTATATGTTTTTATAATAGAACAGAAAAACAAATAGATGAACTTTTAGAAAATATTAGAGAAAGATTTGAAAATAATATTATAGTTTATGATAATAAAGAGATTAATTATACTATCTCTATTGGATATAGTTTTGATTTCGGAAAAAACATGGATAATATGATAAATAATGCAGATAGATATTTGTATTTTGCAAAAAATGAAGGAAGGAATAGAGTAAGAAAAGATGAGGGTAGACTTACACAATCACACAATATTATGTAA
- the hisJ gene encoding histidinol-phosphatase HisJ, producing the protein MRVDLHNHTILCNHATGSVDEYIQKAIELGIDQYGFSDHAPMNYDPKYRMDISQRQIYENWVLEAKEKYKDKIKILLAYEVDYLDGYLLDEILNAKVDYLIGSVHFLKNKSDMWGFDNPEFIGIYQSKDIDTIWIEYFDAIKSMAKTGLFDIVGHLDLIKVFKFLPKKDVRLIAKDALLEIKKSNMILEINPAGLRKPINETYPSKLLLEQAYELGINITFGSDAHGVEQVGFKYEEAVALAKEIGYKNCVTFQSRDKIVVSF; encoded by the coding sequence ATGAGGGTAGACTTACACAATCACACAATATTATGTAATCACGCTACAGGAAGTGTTGATGAATACATACAAAAAGCTATCGAATTAGGAATTGATCAATATGGATTTTCAGATCATGCTCCTATGAATTATGATCCAAAATATAGAATGGATATTTCACAAAGACAAATTTATGAAAATTGGGTTTTAGAAGCAAAAGAAAAATATAAAGACAAGATAAAGATTTTATTAGCTTATGAAGTTGATTATTTAGATGGATATTTATTAGATGAGATATTAAATGCTAAAGTAGATTATCTAATAGGTTCTGTTCATTTTTTAAAGAACAAAAGTGATATGTGGGGATTTGATAATCCTGAATTTATAGGTATATATCAATCAAAAGATATAGATACAATTTGGATTGAGTATTTTGATGCAATTAAATCTATGGCTAAAACGGGTTTGTTTGATATAGTAGGACATTTGGATTTAATAAAAGTATTTAAATTCTTACCTAAAAAAGATGTGAGATTAATAGCAAAAGATGCATTATTGGAAATAAAAAAATCTAATATGATTTTAGAAATAAATCCAGCAGGTCTTAGAAAACCTATTAATGAAACTTATCCATCAAAACTTTTACTTGAACAAGCTTATGAATTAGGTATCAATATAACTTTTGGTTCTGATGCACATGGTGTGGAGCAAGTTGGTTTTAAATATGAAGAAGCAGTTGCTTTAGCAAAAGAGATAGGTTATAAGAATTGTGTTACTTTTCAAAGTAGGGATAAAATAGTTGTTTCTTTTTAA
- the glnA gene encoding type I glutamate--ammonia ligase, which yields MGKFVNNTNEFFEFCKENEVKFVDFRFTDMKGTWHHVTYMMSAVSTSQLDNGMPFDGSSIDAWQPIHKSDMILKPDVETAFLDPFTADSTVIVFCDVYDIYKGQMYEKCPRSIAKKALVHLSESGVGDVAYFGPENEFFVFEDVKIIDKANESYYRVDSEDGEWNDAADMEGGNMGHRARTKGGYFPVAPIDTGVDLRAEMMQVLEQVGLEVVLGHHEVAQGQHEIGIVFGDLIEAADNVQKLKYVIKMVAHLNGKSATFMPKPLYGDNGNGMHVHQSIWKDGKNLFYKQGEYGNLSEMARHYVGGVFKHARAVAAFTNPSTNSYKRLIPGFEAPSILTYSSQNRSASCRIPYGAGEKATRIEMRFPDSTSCPYLAFSAMLLAGLDGIKNKYEPVGPMDDDLFELPLDEIRERGIPQMPHTLRGALEALVRDNEFLQPVFSKEMIDTYQHYKFETQVWPYEARPTPFELKTTYSC from the coding sequence ATGGGTAAGTTCGTGAATAATACTAATGAGTTTTTTGAATTTTGTAAAGAAAATGAGGTTAAATTTGTAGATTTTAGATTTACAGATATGAAAGGTACTTGGCACCATGTTACATATATGATGAGTGCAGTTAGTACTTCTCAATTAGATAATGGAATGCCTTTTGATGGTTCTTCAATCGATGCATGGCAACCAATTCATAAATCAGACATGATATTAAAACCAGATGTTGAAACTGCATTTTTAGATCCATTTACAGCTGATTCTACAGTTATTGTATTTTGTGATGTTTATGATATTTACAAAGGTCAAATGTATGAGAAATGTCCAAGATCAATCGCAAAAAAAGCATTAGTTCATTTAAGTGAATCAGGTGTTGGTGATGTTGCATATTTTGGTCCTGAAAATGAATTCTTTGTATTTGAAGATGTAAAAATAATTGATAAAGCAAATGAGTCATATTATAGAGTTGACTCAGAAGATGGTGAGTGGAATGATGCTGCTGATATGGAAGGCGGAAACATGGGTCACAGAGCTAGAACAAAAGGTGGTTATTTCCCAGTAGCTCCAATTGATACAGGTGTTGATTTAAGAGCTGAAATGATGCAAGTATTAGAACAAGTTGGTCTTGAAGTTGTATTAGGACACCACGAAGTTGCTCAAGGTCAACATGAAATAGGTATAGTATTTGGAGATTTAATTGAAGCTGCTGATAATGTACAAAAATTAAAATATGTAATTAAAATGGTTGCACATTTAAATGGTAAATCAGCTACATTTATGCCAAAACCACTTTATGGAGATAATGGAAATGGAATGCATGTTCACCAATCAATCTGGAAAGATGGTAAAAACTTATTCTATAAGCAAGGTGAATATGGTAATTTAAGTGAAATGGCAAGACATTATGTTGGTGGTGTATTTAAGCATGCACGAGCAGTTGCGGCATTTACTAATCCTTCAACTAACTCTTACAAAAGATTAATTCCAGGGTTTGAAGCACCTTCAATTTTAACTTACTCTTCACAAAATAGATCGGCATCTTGTAGAATTCCTTATGGAGCTGGTGAAAAAGCAACTAGAATTGAAATGAGATTCCCAGATTCAACTTCTTGTCCATATTTAGCATTCTCTGCAATGTTATTAGCAGGATTAGATGGAATTAAAAATAAATATGAGCCAGTTGGTCCAATGGATGATGACTTATTTGAATTACCATTAGATGAAATCAGAGAAAGAGGAATTCCTCAAATGCCTCATACTTTAAGAGGTGCATTAGAAGCATTAGTAAGAGATAACGAATTCTTACAACCTGTATTCTCAAAAGAGATGATTGATACTTATCAACATTATAAATTTGAAACTCAAGTATGGCCTTATGAAGCAAGACCTACACCATTTGAGTTAAAAACAACTTATTCTTGTTAA